A segment of the Sulfurovum indicum genome:
AGATCGTTTCGACAAGGCCTCCTTTTTCATAAGGGTCATTTCTGGGGATATGTGCACCGTACGGATAGGGGTCGTTGATCTTGAGACCGAAATTGTTCAGTCCGATACCCAGTATTTTGTCATCAGCCATCTTCCGGGCAGCGATTGCCAGACGTATTCTTGTGTTTGCCGACTCCTCAGGAGCGGTCTGAACCCTTTCAATGATACTGTCCATCGCTTTATACATGACAATGGAGCCCAAAAGAAGGAAGAGGAAAGTAACACCGACTTTTCTCAGGGAGAAGTGGCTTCGGTAGGAGAAATAAAATATCATTATGATGGACATGGCATACATTGCAAGTCCCGCACGTGAAAGTGTAGAGACGATATCTATGCTTGCCATACCGAAGACGGGGAGCCAATAGTAGAGCTTTATATCTTCCTTGTTGAGCAGAAGGCTCAGAAGCATCGATCCGTACATGATCATATAGAGCACCAGTGAGTTCTGGTGAGGAAAAGGACCGTATGTCTGAAAGATACCCATAAGGTACTTTTGTTTGAGTACGATATAGGTAATATAGATCGTAATAATGGAGATACTTACCATCATGTCGGTAATATCTTCAAACTGCCGTATCATATTATAAACGACATAAAAGAAGATGTACATCCGTATCATTTTCCATAGCTCGAAAAATGAATAGAGATAGACATCACTGTTGACCAGGGAAAGGAGAGAGAAGAAAAAGTAGGTAAAGTATAAAAAGGTGCCAGGAGGTCTTTTAATGGGGTACTCTTTTCTTCTGCCGATTATGACGGCCAATAGAGAAAAGGTGAGAATATCGACCATACCGATCTCAAATCCTCTTGAAGTACCCCTGTAGTGTTCGTGGGAAAAAAAGTTGATATCGACCATATTACAGGTAAAAAAGAGCAGCAGGAACCAGAGTACCTTTTCATACTTTGGAAATTTTCTTGCCATGATATAATTAAAAGGTACTCCAAACAGAAGGACCAGAAAAAAGATGACATATTTAAGTTCGGACATGGTTTGTCTTTTTATTTGTCTGGCAGAGGTTTATCCTCTCTTATTTTGATCAGTTTTGCCGGGATACCCGCTACTACACCATAGGGTTCCACATCATTCAGCACGACGGCATTGGCTCCGACACGCGCATAGTCACCCAAGTGCACAGCACCCAGTATTTTGGCACCTGTACCCACTTCAATATAGTCTCCCAGTACCGGGTCGCTTCCTTCATGGCATTCACCTCTGTCACCAAGTGTAACCCCCTGATGCAGGATGCAGTTTCTTCCTATAATAGCATTTTCTCCTACGACAACGCCGCTGGGATGGGGCAGGTAAAGCCCTCCCCCGATCCTGGCACCTCTGGCGATGTCACAAGAAAAAAGTATTTGGTTCAGAAGCGAAAAGAGTTTGCCTATGATACCAAGCCGACAGCGTGTGAACAGAGATGAAAGTCTGAAAAGAACGACCGGCCACATACGCGGATGTATGACATAGAGCAGATCAGTACTTCTGTTTTGGGAAGTACCCCGTACCATATGGATGTCAAGTCGCAAAGTTTGTAGAAAATGCATCAGTTGCTCTCCCCTGAAAAAAGCTGATAGCTAATATAGCCGCTTGTCAATACCTGTAAACTCGGAGTCAGCATATCCAGAAGTGTGTTCCAGTCCCCAAAAGTACTTTTGGGGACAAAAACAATATCATAAGGCTTAAGTCTGAAATCAGCTGCTTTCCCTTCCAGAACCTTTTCCAGGTCTACAAGATAGACCGTAGGATCGTTTAGATATCCGCGGATGAC
Coding sequences within it:
- a CDS encoding O-antigen ligase family protein, producing the protein MSELKYVIFFLVLLFGVPFNYIMARKFPKYEKVLWFLLLFFTCNMVDINFFSHEHYRGTSRGFEIGMVDILTFSLLAVIIGRRKEYPIKRPPGTFLYFTYFFFSLLSLVNSDVYLYSFFELWKMIRMYIFFYVVYNMIRQFEDITDMMVSISIITIYITYIVLKQKYLMGIFQTYGPFPHQNSLVLYMIMYGSMLLSLLLNKEDIKLYYWLPVFGMASIDIVSTLSRAGLAMYAMSIIMIFYFSYRSHFSLRKVGVTFLFLLLGSIVMYKAMDSIIERVQTAPEESANTRIRLAIAARKMADDKILGIGLNNFGLKINDPYPYGAHIPRNDPYEKGGLVETIYLMIAAETGWHNLVVFFIFILYFYGKNLRNYFRMKGHPYRFIPIGIAGGLTAWYIQSTLEWVLKQTNNYYQMMFVFALIAAVSRMLDEETKKKKR
- a CDS encoding serine O-acetyltransferase; amino-acid sequence: MHFLQTLRLDIHMVRGTSQNRSTDLLYVIHPRMWPVVLFRLSSLFTRCRLGIIGKLFSLLNQILFSCDIARGARIGGGLYLPHPSGVVVGENAIIGRNCILHQGVTLGDRGECHEGSDPVLGDYIEVGTGAKILGAVHLGDYARVGANAVVLNDVEPYGVVAGIPAKLIKIREDKPLPDK